Sequence from the Candidatus Methylomirabilota bacterium genome:
TGGTGGGGGCGCGCTACGTGGAGCGCCTACAGCTGGCGCCGGCCGAGCTGGCGCGGCGGCTCGACACCGTGCTGTCGGCGACCCAGCGCGCGATCCGCCAGGTCCCGCGCGAGCACCTCGGCATGAAGGCGCCAGGGCGCGACCGGTCGGTGCGCCAGCTGGGCTTCCACGTCTTCCGCCTGAGCGCGGCCTACGTCGACACGCGCGAGGAGGGGCACCTGTCCGAGCACGTGTTCGACGAGCAGGCGCCGGCAGAGATGGCCGACGGCGATGCCGTCGCCCGCTACGGCGAGACGGTGCGCCGGCGGCTCGCCACGTACTGCGCGCGGCCGACCTGGTGCGACGGCGACGTCAGCACGTACTACGGCCCGCAGACGGCCCACGATTTCATGGAGCGCACGACGTGGCACGCCGCCCAGCACCTGCGCCAGATCTACTGGTTCCTGGAGCGCATGGGCGTGCGGGCTGACGCGCCGCTGGCCGACGCCGACCTCGACGGGCTGCCGATTCCAATCGACGTCTGGTCTTAGGACGGACAGATGGCCATCCATGAATACGATCTGACCGGCAAGGTGGCGTTCGTGACGGGCGCGGGCCGCGGCATCGGCAAGGGCATCGCCCAGGCCCTCGCCGAGGCCGGCGCGGACGTCATCATCAATAGCCTGACCGACAGGCACGTGACGGGCCTCGCGACCGACATCGCCAAGGCGACGGGCCGGCGCGTGGTGCCCCTCGTCGCGGACGTGACCAAGTCGGACGAGGTGGAGCGCGCGATGAGCCGCATCCTCAAGGAGTTCGGCGCGCTCGACGTGCTCGTCAACAATCTTGGCGACTCCATCCGGAAGCCGCTCGTGCCTCTGCCGGGCCCCCTATCGGATCAAGCAGCGAAAGCGCCCGGTCCGCTGACCCCCGGCCCGCTGACCGATGACGAATACCGCCTCATCCTCGATCTCAACCTGACGGAGGCCGTGCTCTGCAGTCGGGCCGTGGGCCCGCACATGCTGGCCCGGCGCTCCGGCAAGATCATCAACATCGGCTCCTTCGCCTCCGCCCGGGGCGGCGTCAACCTGACGATCTATGCCGCCGCGAAGACGGCGCTGGTGGGATTCACCCGGGCGCTGGCGCTCGAGTGGGCGCCCTTCGGCGTCCAGGTGAATTCGATCGCGCCCGGGCTCTTCCCCGACGCGGTGACCGCCGGCGAGGCTGGCTACGCCGAGGCGGTCCGCCGCGCCCAGCAGACGGTGCCGCTCCAGCGGGAGGGACGGCTCCGCGAGGTCGGCCTCCTCGCCGTCTACCTCGCTTCGGCGGCGGCCGACTACATGACCGGCCAGACACTCTACCTGGACGGGGGGCTGACGCTGTGAGCGCGGCGTGCGCGGTCATGTGCGGCTGCGTCGCTGTCGCGGCGCCACGCGGGCATGGCCGCCCGGCGGCGCCGGCCGCGCGCGGACGGCGAGCCGAAGGGCCGGCGCGTGAGCCCGCAGCGAACACGGGAGTCCGCGGCTACTCTCCCCCTCCACCGCCCGTGAGCCCGATCCGCGGCCTGATCGACTTTCACACGCACGCGGCGCCGGACGTCTTCGGCCGCTCCGTGGACGACGACGAGCTGGCCGCGCTGGCCGCCGCGCGGCAGATGGAAGCGGTGGTGTTCAAGAGCCACGTCACCCTCACCGCCGATCGCGCGTGGCTCGCGCGCAAGCACGTGCCCGGGGTGAAGATCTTCGGCGGCGTCACGCTGAACGGCGCCGTCGGCGGGCTCAACCCGCAGGCCGTGGAGTGGATGTGGCGGATGCAGGGTGGCTACGGCCGCGTCGTGTGGTTCCCGACCTTCGACGCCGACAACCACGTCCGCCGCGCGGGCCCGGCGCCCGCGGGCATCCGCGTGCCCACGGGTATCTGCGTGGTAGACCCGCGCGGTGCGGTGCTGCCGGCGGCGCGCGAGGTGATGAAGGTCTGCGCCGCCCAGCGGCTCGTGGTCCACACGGGGCACGCCTCGGCCGAGCAGGCGCTGGCGTTGATCGCCGCCGCGCGCGAGGAGGGGTGCGACCGCATCGTGGTCACCCACGCGCAGTTCGACGTCGTCGGGATGACGCCCGCGCACATGAAGAAGGCGGCGGCAATGGGCGCGAAGATGGAGCTGTGCGCGCTGGGCATCCTGGTGGGGCCGGAGAACGTGCTCGAGTTCATGCGCCACTCGCCGCGGGTGCCGCTCGCGGTGACCGCGGCGTGCATCAAGAGCGTGGGCGCGCAGCACTTCGTGCTCGGCACGGACCTCGGCCAGGCGGGCAACCCGACGCCCGCGGATGGTCTCCAGATGTTCGTGGCGGGGCTCCAGGCCGAGGGCATCAGCGGGGAGCAGATCCAGACGATGGGGCGCGAGGTGCCGGGCGCGCTCCTGATGGGCTAGCGGCGGCGGGAGTGAAGCCGGCCCCGTTCCGGTACGCGCGGCCCCAAAACCTCGCCGACGCGGTGGAGCTCCTCGCAGCCGCCGACCACGACGTCAAGATCCTGGCGGGCGGGCAGAGCCTGGTGCCGATGCTCAACCTGCGCCTCGTGCGCCCGGCGGTGCTGATCGATCTCAACGGCGTGCCGGGGCTCGATCACATCACCCCCAGCGCCGACGGCGGTCTCAGCATCGGCGCCCTCGTGCGCCATGCCGCGCTCGTGGATTCCGCCACCGTGATCGAGCGGGCCCCGCTCCTCGCCGACGCCGCGCGCCATATAGGCCACGCGGCCATCAGGCATCGCGGCACGCTCGGCGGCAGCCTCGCTCACGCCGACCCTGCTGCCGAGCTTCCCGCCGCGCTGGTCGCCCTCGGCGCGGAGCTCCGCCTCCACGGCTGCCGCGGCGCGCGGACAATCCAAGCCTCGGAGTTCTTTCTCGGCCTGATGACGACCGCCCTGTCGCCGGACGAGATCCTGCTGGAGATCCGCGTGCCGCCACAGGGACCGGGCTGGGGCTTCGCCGAAGTCGTGCGCCGGGTGGGCGACTTTGCCTTGGCCGGCGTGGTGGCCCTCCTGGGCCGTGCGGCCGGGTCGTCGGTGCGCTGCGAGTCCGCGCGGCTCGTGGGTTTCGGCGTGGGCGACCGGCCCGTGCGGTTCGCCGCAGCGGAGGAGATCCTCACGGGCCAAGGCCGCGACCCGAGCGCCGCATTAACGCGGGCGGCCGCTGCCGCTGCCGAGGCGTGTGATCCGCCGGATGACGTCCATGCCTCGGCGGAGTATCGCCGCCATCTCGCGGCGGTATTGACCGAAGACGCCGTGAGCCAGGCGCTCACGCGGCTCGACGCCGCGCGGGCGTCATGATCGCGCCGGCCGAACACCTGTCGATCCGGCTCACCGTGAACGGCCGCGTCATCGAGCGCGAGATCTCGGCGCGCCACTCCCTGGCCGACTTCCTGCGTGAAGATCTCGGGCTCACCGGCACGCACGTGGGCTGCGAGCACGGCGTGTGCGGCGCCTGCACCGTCTTCGTCGACGGGCGCAGCGCGCGGAGCTGCCTGCTCTTTGCGGTCCAGCTGGATGGCGCCACCGTGACCACGATCGAGGGTTTGACCCCGCCCGAGGGGCTGAGCCCGCTCCAGCAGGCCTTCTGCGCCACGCACGCGATGCAGTGCGGGTTCTGCACGCCCGGCATGATCGTCACCGTCACGGAGCTCCTGGAGGCGAATCCGGCGCCGTCGCCCGGCGAGATCCGCCTAGCCCTGGCCGGCCAGCTCTGCATGTGCACGGGCTACGTCAATATCGTCCGGGCCGTCACCCAGGCAGCGGCGGGCCTCCGCGGCGGCGCCGGAGAGACCGCGTGAGCGAGCCCGCCGGCGCCACGCGCTGGGTGGGCACCGCCCTGCCGCTCAAGGAAGACGTCCGCTTCGTCGCGGGACGCGGCCGCTTCATCGACGACCTCGGCCAGCCGGGGCAGCTCCACGCGGCGTTCCTGAGAAGCCCGCATGCCCACGCCCGGATCGTGTCCATCGACACGCGCGCGGCCGCCGCGCTCCCGGGTGTGGCCACCGTACTGACGGGCGCGGACGCCGCGCGCCTTTCCGGACCGATCCGGCCGCTCATTCCAACGACCGCCGTCGTGTCGGACTACTGCCTGGCGGTGGACCGCGCGCGGTATGTCGGCGAGCCCGTGGCGGCGGTGGCGGCCGTCGATCGCGCGACGGCCGAGGACGCGCTCGAGCTGATCCGCGTCGAGTACGACCCGCTCCCGGCCGTGGTGGATCCCGAGGACGCTCTGCGGCCCGGCACGACGCTCCTGTATCCGGAGCTCGGCACGAATGTCGTCTGGCACGACACACTCACGTATGGCGACGTCGACGGCGCGATGGCGCGGGCCCACGGCGTCCTCCGCGAGCGATTCACGATTCAGCGCTACGCCTCGACACCGCTCGAGACCTTTGGCGCCATCGCCGCCTACGACGCGGGGATGGACAGCTTCGAGTTCTGGACGAACGACCAGCGGCCCGGCTTGACCATCTCGATCCTCGCGGCCTCGCTGGGCGTCCCGCAGTCTCGCATCCGGTTGAGCTGCCCCGACATCGGCGGCGGCTTCGGCAACAAGCGGCGGCCGGCATATCTCCTCATCTGCGCGCTCCTGGCGCGGGCGGCGGGGCGCCCCGTGAAGTGGATCGAGGACCGGATCGAGAACCTCACCGCCCTCATGCATGCCTGTAACGGCGTGATGGACGTGGAGCTGGCGTACCAGGCGGACGGCACGCTGCTCGCCTTGAGCGTTCGCGACGTCGCCGACGAGGGGAAGAATCTCGTTACGCCGAGCCAGCACAACCTCATCAAGCTGGGGAACATCGCCAACGGCTATCGCATCCCCGCCATCCGCTACGAGGCCTGGTCGGTGTTGACCACCAAGTGCCCGAGCGGGGCCAACCGCGGGATCGGCAAGCCCATTATGTGCTACGCGATCGAGCGCTCGATGGCGCTCCTCGCCCGGCGGCTCGGCTTGGATCCGGCGGAGATCCGCCTGCGCAACTACGTTACGGCGGACGAGATGCCCTACACGACACCGCCGGGCGCCCAGTACGACAGCGGCGACTATCCGGCGACGCTCCGGCGCGCGTTGGAATGCTTCGACTACGCGGGCTGGCGCGCCGAGCAGGCCCGCGCGCGCCGCGAGCGGCGTCTCCTCGGCATCGGGATCGCCACGTCGATTGAGCCCGCGGGAACCAACCTCGCCTCCTACGAGCTCGTCACCGGCCGGCGGACCGTGTCCGGATCGGCCGAGGCCGCGATGGTCCGGATGGAGCCGGACGGGCAGGTCCGCGTGGCCGTCGGCGACCCGTCCAGCGGGCAGGGCTACGAGACCGTGATCGCGCAGATCGTGGCCGACGAGCTCGGGGTCAACCCAGGGGCCGTCGCGGTCACCCGGGGCTTCGACTCGGCGACGACACCCTGGCTCTACCTCTCGGGCAACTATTCGAACAAGTTCTCCGTCACGGATGTCGGCGCGATCGTGGGCGCCGCCCGCCGGGTGGCGGACAAGCTCCGCCGGCTGGCCGCGCATCGCCTCGAGATCGACCCGGACGATCTCGAGCTGCGCGACGGCGCCGTCGTCGTGCGGGGCGCGCCGGACCGGCGCGTCGCCTTCGCCGAGCTCGCGCGAACCGCGTACGCCGACGTGCTCGGCCTCCCGCCGGGCGAAGAGCCCGGGCTCGAGTCGCGCCACGCGCACCAGAATCCGCTCGCGGCGCCCGTCGACGCCGAGCGGCGCGTGCGCTCTCAGCTCGTCTTCTCGAACGCGGCGCACTGCTGCCTGGTCGAGGTGCATCCGCGGACCGGGGTGGTCACGGTTCTCAAGTATCTGGTCGCTCACGACTGCGGCCGCGAGCTCAATCCGCTCATCGTGGAAGGGATGGTCCACGGCTCCACCGTGCACGGCATCGGCGCCGCGCTGCTGGAGGAATTCCGCTATGACGCGCAGGGGCAGCTCCTCACCTCCACCTTCCTCGACTATCTGAAGCCGACGGCCACCGACGTGCCCATGATCGAGGTGGAGCGGCTCGAGCATCCCTCGCCGTTCACGCCGCTCGGCGCGAAGGGCGTCGGGGAGGGCGGAGCCATCCCGGGGCCCGCGGCCGTGGCCAACGCGGTGGAAGACGCGCTGGCCCCCTTCGGCGTGACGATCCGGTCGCTGCCCATCACGCCCGAGCGCGTGTGGCGGTGGATGCGGCCGGGCGCTGCCCGCCCGCGCCTTGACCGCTCGGGTCCCACAGACTAAGCTCGCCGTACTCTTCTGACCTCCACTCGGAGTGGCTCGCTGGGAGGCCCCGGTGTGAAGTGTCCGCGCTGCCAGCACGAGAACCGATCGCAGGCGAAGTTCTGCGAGGAGTGCGCCGCTCCGCTCGCGCGAATCTGCGCGAACTGCGGCACCCAGCTCGCGCCGACAGCCAAGTTCTGCTCCGAGTGCGCGCATCCCGCGAGCGAGCCCGGCGCCCCGCCGAGATTCGGCACACCCGACTCGTACACGCCCAAGCACCTCGCCGAGAAGATTCTCACCTCCAGGAGCGCCCTCGAAGGCGAGCGCAAGCAAGTGACCGTGCTCTTCGCTGACCTCAAGGGCTCGATGGAGCTCCTCGCCGATCGCGATCCCGAAGAGGCGCGGAACCTCCTCGACCCCGTGCTCCAGCGGATGATGGAGGCGGTCCACCGTTACGAGGGCACGGTCAATCAGGTCATGGGTGACGGCATCATGGCGCTCTTCGGGGCCCCGCTGGCCCACGAGGACCATGCCGTGCGCGCCTGCTACGCCGCGCTCCGGATGCAGGAGATGGTGAAGCGGTACGCGGAGGAGGTTCGGCGGGCTCAAGGGGTCACGGTCCGCATCCGGATCGGGCTGAACTCCGGCGAGGTTGTGGTGCGGTCGATCGGAAGCGACCTCCGGATGGACTACACGGCGGTGGGGCAGACGACGCATCTGGCCGCGCGAATGGAACAGCTCGCCGATCCCGGTTCGACCCTGCTCACCTCCGACACCCTGGCGCTGGCCGAGGGGTACATCGAGGTCCGATCCATCGGCCCGACGCCGGTGAAAGGTCTGGCGGAGCCGATCGAGGTGTACGAGATGGTCGGCGCATCCACGGTCCGATCGCGGTTCCAGGCCGCGGCGGCGCGCGGGTTGACGACGTTCGTCGGGCGGACCGGCGAGATGGAGCAGCTGTCCCAGGGGCTCGACCACGCGAGAGCCGGGCGTGGGCAGCTCATCGCCGTGGTCGGCGAGCCCGGCGTGGGAAAGTCTCGCCTGTACTACGAGTTCGGCCACTCGCATCGCGTGCAGGACTGCTTGGTCATCGAGAGCGTTTCCGTCTCGTACGGCAAGGCCACCGCGTACCTCCCTGTGATCGAGCTGTTGAGGAGCTATTTCCGGATCGAGAGCCGGGACGATGCCCGGATCATCCGGGAAAAGGTGACGGGCCGGCTCCTGTCGCTCGACCGGGCCCTCGATCCGTTCATGGCCGCGTTCCTGTGGCTTCTCGAGGTTCCGGCCGACGATCCGCAGTGGGAGCGCCTCGACCCGCCGCAGCGACGTCAGCAGACTCTCGACGGCGTGAAGCGGCTGCTCTTGCGAGAGAGCCAGGCCCAGCCAGTGGTGGTGGTGTTCGAGGACTTGCACTGGATCGACGCCGAAACGCAGGCGCTGGTGGACGCGCTGGTGGAGAGCCTCCCGGCGGCCCGCGTCCTGCTGCTCGTCAACTACCGCCCCGAGTACCAGCACGCGTGGGGCTCCAAGACGTACTATCGGCAGCTGCGAATCGACCCCCTGCCCGCGGCGAGCGCCCACGAGCTCCTCGACGCCCTCCTCGGTGACGACCCGACGGTTCAGCCGTTGAAGTCCCTCCTGGTCCGGCGCACGGAGGGGACGCCATTCTTCCTGGAGGAGAGCGTCAGGATGCTCGTCGAGACCCGGGTGCTCGTAGGCGGCCGGGGCGCCTACCGGCTACAGAATCCGCTGAGCACGATCGAGGTGCCCGCGACCGTGAAGGCGCTTCTCGCCGCCCGGATCGATCGCTTGCCATCGACGGAGAAGGGTGTGTTGCAGGCGGCGTCCGTCATCGGCACCGACGTGCCGTTCGGGTTGCTCCAGGCCATCGCCGACATGCCGGACGAGCAGCTTCGACAGCATCTCGTCCAGCTCCAATCCGCCGAGTTCCTGTACGAGACCAATCTCTTCCCCGAGCTCGAGCACACCTTCAAGCACGCGCTGACGCACGAGGTCGCGTATGGGACGCTCCTGGGGGACCGCCGGCGCACGCTCCATGCGCGGATCGTCGAAGCGATCGAGCGGCTCTTTGCCGGTCGATTGACCGAGCAGGTCGAGCAGCTCGCCCATCACGCGGTGAGAGGTGAAGTGTGGGACCGGGCCGTCACCTACCTCCATGAGGCCGGAGCCAAGGCGTTCAGACGCTCGACCTACCCCGAGGCCATCGCGTATTTGACCCAGGGCCTCGAGCTCGCCGGGAGATTGCCGCCTGGCCGCGAGCAGATGCGGCAGGAGCTGCGGATGCGCCTCGCGCTCGGGCCCGCGCTCCAGATGGCACGGGGATTCGGCGCGGCGGAAGTCGAGAAAACGTACGCTCGCGCGCGCGAGCTGTCCGAGGAGCTCGCCGAGCCGATCGAACTCTTTCAGGCGCTGTGGGGTCTCTGGTTGCACACGGTGGGACGAGGACGCTACGACAGGGCCCGGCCGTTCGCCGAAGAGCTTCTGGCCGTGGCGGAACGGCTGGGCGATCGGGCGCTGCTGCTCGAGGCGCACCACGCGATGTCACCCAGCACCCTGTGGTCGGGCGAGCCGGAAGCGACCCGACGACATGGCGAGAAAGGCATGGCGCTCTACGATCGAGAGGCGCATGCCTCGCTGGCCTTCCTCTACGGCGGGCACGACCCAGGCGCGTGCTGCCGAATGCATTCGGGGATGGCCCTCTGGTTCTTGGGGTACCCGAAGAGTGCGCTGGAACGCGGCCGCTCGGGCCTGGCCCTGGCCAGGGATCTCGGCCACCTGGGGAGCATCGTCAGTGCTCTCCCGTTCGCGATGCTGATCCATCAGCTACGAGGAGACGGGGCGGTCGTACGCGAGCTGGCGGAATCGATCATCACGCTCTCGACCGAGCACGGATTTCCGCAATGGCTGTTGTTTGGGAAGGTGTTCGCTGCCTGGTTCCAGGCGGAGCAGGGGGGTGGTGAGGCTGCTATCGCGCAGCTTCGCGGAGCCATTGCCGAGTACCGGGCGACGGGGAACGAGCTCTGCGTTCCGGCGTTGTTCTCCCTCCTGGCCACGGCGCTCTTGAAGCATGGCGCAGCTGATGAGGGGTTGGGCGCGGTCGCGGATGCGCAGGCCATGGCCGACGCAACCGGAACGCGGCTCTGGGATTCGGACTACTATCGTCTCAAGGGAGAGCTGTT
This genomic interval carries:
- a CDS encoding DUF6282 family protein is translated as MSPIRGLIDFHTHAAPDVFGRSVDDDELAALAAARQMEAVVFKSHVTLTADRAWLARKHVPGVKIFGGVTLNGAVGGLNPQAVEWMWRMQGGYGRVVWFPTFDADNHVRRAGPAPAGIRVPTGICVVDPRGAVLPAAREVMKVCAAQRLVVHTGHASAEQALALIAAAREEGCDRIVVTHAQFDVVGMTPAHMKKAAAMGAKMELCALGILVGPENVLEFMRHSPRVPLAVTAACIKSVGAQHFVLGTDLGQAGNPTPADGLQMFVAGLQAEGISGEQIQTMGREVPGALLMG
- a CDS encoding xanthine dehydrogenase family protein subunit M gives rise to the protein MKPAPFRYARPQNLADAVELLAAADHDVKILAGGQSLVPMLNLRLVRPAVLIDLNGVPGLDHITPSADGGLSIGALVRHAALVDSATVIERAPLLADAARHIGHAAIRHRGTLGGSLAHADPAAELPAALVALGAELRLHGCRGARTIQASEFFLGLMTTALSPDEILLEIRVPPQGPGWGFAEVVRRVGDFALAGVVALLGRAAGSSVRCESARLVGFGVGDRPVRFAAAEEILTGQGRDPSAALTRAAAAAAEACDPPDDVHASAEYRRHLAAVLTEDAVSQALTRLDAARAS
- a CDS encoding adenylate/guanylate cyclase domain-containing protein — its product is MKCPRCQHENRSQAKFCEECAAPLARICANCGTQLAPTAKFCSECAHPASEPGAPPRFGTPDSYTPKHLAEKILTSRSALEGERKQVTVLFADLKGSMELLADRDPEEARNLLDPVLQRMMEAVHRYEGTVNQVMGDGIMALFGAPLAHEDHAVRACYAALRMQEMVKRYAEEVRRAQGVTVRIRIGLNSGEVVVRSIGSDLRMDYTAVGQTTHLAARMEQLADPGSTLLTSDTLALAEGYIEVRSIGPTPVKGLAEPIEVYEMVGASTVRSRFQAAAARGLTTFVGRTGEMEQLSQGLDHARAGRGQLIAVVGEPGVGKSRLYYEFGHSHRVQDCLVIESVSVSYGKATAYLPVIELLRSYFRIESRDDARIIREKVTGRLLSLDRALDPFMAAFLWLLEVPADDPQWERLDPPQRRQQTLDGVKRLLLRESQAQPVVVVFEDLHWIDAETQALVDALVESLPAARVLLLVNYRPEYQHAWGSKTYYRQLRIDPLPAASAHELLDALLGDDPTVQPLKSLLVRRTEGTPFFLEESVRMLVETRVLVGGRGAYRLQNPLSTIEVPATVKALLAARIDRLPSTEKGVLQAASVIGTDVPFGLLQAIADMPDEQLRQHLVQLQSAEFLYETNLFPELEHTFKHALTHEVAYGTLLGDRRRTLHARIVEAIERLFAGRLTEQVEQLAHHAVRGEVWDRAVTYLHEAGAKAFRRSTYPEAIAYLTQGLELAGRLPPGREQMRQELRMRLALGPALQMARGFGAAEVEKTYARARELSEELAEPIELFQALWGLWLHTVGRGRYDRARPFAEELLAVAERLGDRALLLEAHHAMSPSTLWSGEPEATRRHGEKGMALYDREAHASLAFLYGGHDPGACCRMHSGMALWFLGYPKSALERGRSGLALARDLGHLGSIVSALPFAMLIHQLRGDGAVVRELAESIITLSTEHGFPQWLLFGKVFAAWFQAEQGGGEAAIAQLRGAIAEYRATGNELCVPALFSLLATALLKHGAADEGLGAVADAQAMADATGTRLWDSDYYRLKGELLLARDPAAGQDAEIAFRQAIDIARRQSAKSWELRAVVSLGRLWQRQGKRQEAARLLAEIHGWFTEGFDTTDLREARVLLDELKTPEVDSAL
- a CDS encoding xanthine dehydrogenase family protein molybdopterin-binding subunit; this translates as MSEPAGATRWVGTALPLKEDVRFVAGRGRFIDDLGQPGQLHAAFLRSPHAHARIVSIDTRAAAALPGVATVLTGADAARLSGPIRPLIPTTAVVSDYCLAVDRARYVGEPVAAVAAVDRATAEDALELIRVEYDPLPAVVDPEDALRPGTTLLYPELGTNVVWHDTLTYGDVDGAMARAHGVLRERFTIQRYASTPLETFGAIAAYDAGMDSFEFWTNDQRPGLTISILAASLGVPQSRIRLSCPDIGGGFGNKRRPAYLLICALLARAAGRPVKWIEDRIENLTALMHACNGVMDVELAYQADGTLLALSVRDVADEGKNLVTPSQHNLIKLGNIANGYRIPAIRYEAWSVLTTKCPSGANRGIGKPIMCYAIERSMALLARRLGLDPAEIRLRNYVTADEMPYTTPPGAQYDSGDYPATLRRALECFDYAGWRAEQARARRERRLLGIGIATSIEPAGTNLASYELVTGRRTVSGSAEAAMVRMEPDGQVRVAVGDPSSGQGYETVIAQIVADELGVNPGAVAVTRGFDSATTPWLYLSGNYSNKFSVTDVGAIVGAARRVADKLRRLAAHRLEIDPDDLELRDGAVVVRGAPDRRVAFAELARTAYADVLGLPPGEEPGLESRHAHQNPLAAPVDAERRVRSQLVFSNAAHCCLVEVHPRTGVVTVLKYLVAHDCGRELNPLIVEGMVHGSTVHGIGAALLEEFRYDAQGQLLTSTFLDYLKPTATDVPMIEVERLEHPSPFTPLGAKGVGEGGAIPGPAAVANAVEDALAPFGVTIRSLPITPERVWRWMRPGAARPRLDRSGPTD
- a CDS encoding (2Fe-2S)-binding protein; the encoded protein is MIAPAEHLSIRLTVNGRVIEREISARHSLADFLREDLGLTGTHVGCEHGVCGACTVFVDGRSARSCLLFAVQLDGATVTTIEGLTPPEGLSPLQQAFCATHAMQCGFCTPGMIVTVTELLEANPAPSPGEIRLALAGQLCMCTGYVNIVRAVTQAAAGLRGGAGETA
- a CDS encoding SDR family oxidoreductase; the encoded protein is MAIHEYDLTGKVAFVTGAGRGIGKGIAQALAEAGADVIINSLTDRHVTGLATDIAKATGRRVVPLVADVTKSDEVERAMSRILKEFGALDVLVNNLGDSIRKPLVPLPGPLSDQAAKAPGPLTPGPLTDDEYRLILDLNLTEAVLCSRAVGPHMLARRSGKIINIGSFASARGGVNLTIYAAAKTALVGFTRALALEWAPFGVQVNSIAPGLFPDAVTAGEAGYAEAVRRAQQTVPLQREGRLREVGLLAVYLASAAADYMTGQTLYLDGGLTL